The genomic segment TCCAGCCGACGACAGATCGGATGATGCCCCACTGGTACCGGCATTCCCGCCGGAATCTCTGACAGAAAAGTTTAGTTCCCGACATGGGATGCCTCTTCTGTCAGGACATCAAAGCAGTCAAGCAGGGACCCATCCGCTAAACCGCTCGACATCCGGATCTCATCCAGGGTTCCCTGAATGATCAGTCTGCCGCCGGAGATCAGAACAAAACGGTCGCAGATTTTTTCCGCTGTATCAAGAACATGGGTGGACATCAGAATCCCTGCCCCCTTCGCTTTTTCATCCTGAAGCAACTGCAGAAGCTTTTTCACCGCTTTAGGATCGAGCCCCATAAAGGGTTCGTCTACAATGTAACACGTTGCCTGCTTCAGAAAGGCGAGGATGAGCATGACCTTTTGCTGCATGCCTTTTGAAAAACTTTCCGGATAGTGATGAACGACATGGGTTAACTGGAATCGCTCAAGCAGATCATGTGCCCTGTGAAGAAATTCATCCTCATTTACATTCAGCGTAGATCGTAAAAACCTGATATGCTCCCACAGAGTCAGCTTCTCATATATGATTGGGCGTTCAGGTACATAAGCATAATGATCAATCTGACACGTGCCCTTAATATTCTTCATAATCCCGAGAATCGATTTGATTGTGGTACTCTTTCCTGCACCGTTCGGTCCGATTAAGCCGACAAGTTCTCCCGGCCGAACGGAAAAATGGATGTTTCGCAAAATCGGTGAACCCGACTCGTAACCAGCCTGGTCAATTGCTACTGATAACACCAGATTCATCCCCTCACCTGATCCTATAAAACTATTGTGCCGCAAGTGTCCGGGAAGATCAATAACTGTTTTTCGCGAACGATTTTAATCGGCAAGGGAGGCTTCGTTTATTCTGCTGCTTTTACCTGCCCGGTGAGCCAGCAGACTGATGATGACAAAGCACAGGAACGAGGCAAGGATGATCGGTATCGGAAGAAAATATTGAAACAGCGCACCATAGACAAACATGCCAAGTGGCTGAAGTGACGTACAGCCAACCATCATAATCGTGAAAACTCTTCCCTGATATTGGGCAGGAATGGTTTTCTGCATGTATGTCTGCATGGGAACATTAGTAAAGATGAGTGCTACTGCCACGATAAAGTATGTCATACTGAAAATGGCCGTTGACAGCCAGGTATTCAGGTGAAAGAGCAGCGGAAGAATGGTGAAGATAATCGGCACGGCAACGAACAGCAAGGCCCGGCCGACCATTCCAATCGGATTTCTATCTATTTTCAATTTTGCCAAAACTAACCCTCCCACTACCATTCCTGCTGAAAAGACCGCCTCTGTCAGACTGTACTGAAAGTTTCCCATCTTCAGAACCTGGATCATCAGATACGGGAACCCGACCACAAAAACACCAAATAAAAAATTGATTATCGATGCTCCGCTAATCATAAACAGGATTAAAGGTCGTTTGCTGACATAACTCAGCCCCTGCTTCATTGCCGTCCACATATTTTCCGATTCAGATTCTGAACGAGCAGGTTCATCGATCAGATGGAAATTCATGCTGAGGACAATCAGAATGACGATGATTTCGGCGACCACTTCAAAATAAATAAAAAAGGAGAAAGGTACCAGAGCGAACATCACTCCGGCAGCAATCGGTCCGGCAATATTGGCTAAAGCGACCGAGGATTGTTCCAGTGAATTCAGTTTCTGAATGAACGGCCTGTCAACCAGCCGGGATACAGATGCCTGATAGGTTATATTGAAAAAACGGATGTTCAGGCCCATCGTTGCTACGATGAAAAGAACCATCAGATAATGCCAGTCATTCAGAACAGGAAACAGGACGCTGTAAAGCAGGAGCAGCAAGGCACAGCCTGTCTGGGATATGATCATCACACGTTTATTATCAAAATGATCGGCAACATAGCCGATGACGGGTGAGAACAGAATGCCGATCAACGGGCCAATTAACAGTGTGGTTCCGAAATTCATCGCTGATCCCGTTAACTTAAGTATGTATAAGCTAATTGCAAAATTGAATAAAGAACTGCTGAAACTGCCGACAAAATCGCTGGTTACAGCCTTTTTGATTTGTTTTTCGGATACTTCTGCCAGAGTCATTTTTTCACCTTCAGATCTGATTTGTTATATTCAGTTTAGGCTCAGGCAGTTTATCCTTCATCCGTCCTGAGACGTAGATTCTGCAGGCTTGCAGGCTGAATCATACGAATCCTCCCCGGAAGGCATTTTCAGCCGGATAACGACCGGATTAGACCGACAGCGACGAAGGCGGCAATTCCCCAGATCAGTAAAGCAGAAAGTCTGTTAATCAGTCGTAAAGCCTGAGGTCCGTTTGTGATTTTCCCGATACCATGACCTGATAAAGCGAGTACAAAAAACCAGACCCATGACACAGAGATACAGGCTGCGACAAACGTCCATTTTTCAGGTCCCGAATAACGCAGTGCACTGGTCCCGATCACGCCAACGGTATCCAGAATCGCATGAGGATTCAATAATGATACCGAAAGGGCAAAAGTGATCTGCTTTTTGGCGGGCAGCCGTCCATTGTCCGTCTCCTGATGAGCTTCTGTATTCTTCCAGATTGAACATCCGATCCAGATCAGAAAAATGATTCCTGCGGTGAGAAACAGATTCTGAATGACCGGGAAGGAAAAAGCAAGAAGGGACGCCCCGGTTGCAGCAAGCAGAATAAGCAGTGTATCACAGAAGGAAGCAGCCAGTACTGCGGCCAGAACATCCGTCAATTTCCGGGCATGAGTGCCCTGGTTAAAAACAAAAATATTCTGAGCACCAAGAGGTAAAATCGGACCAAGTGCCAACATAAACCCATGAATGAAAGCAAGAAACATGAACCCATCTCCTGTTCTTTTCACACCAGCCAATAGAAGTTTACACTCCCTATTCTGCCAGTCATGCAATGATAAGTCTCCAGCCAAAATTTTTTAAATGGAACCAGCCAAATGATGATACAATAAAATTGAGGCTGTCCGAAGAAATCTTTCCAGCTTCAGGAGGAGTGCTCGCCCATGCACCTGAACCGCCAGTCTGAAGTCCCGCTCTATGAGCAAGTCAAAAGACACATCGAAGATAAAATTAAAAACGGCGAATGGACACCGGGAACGCGTCTGCCCTCCCAGCGATCACTGGCCGATTCTTTTCATGTCAACCGCAGTACAATCATTACTGCACTTGAATTACTGACATCCCGTGGCCTGATAGAAGGCAGACACGGCGGTGGAACGCACGTTCTTAACAATACATGGGGACTGATGGCCGGCAAGAAACCGACCAACTGGGGCACCTATGTGGAATCCGGGCAGTATAAACCAAATCTTCCGATGATTCAAAAAATCAACCAGGCTGAATTCTCTCCAGAAGTGATTCGACTGGGAACAGGCGAACTCAGTCCGGATCTTCTGCCTTACAATCGGTTCAGCAGCCTGTTTGCTTCCTGTAACCGGCTCTCTCTGGGGTATCAGGAGCCTGAAGGAGACGAGCATTTACGCGAAAAGCTGTCCGGTTATTTGAAAAGATGGGGTATAGACGCCTCCCCTTCATCTATTCTGATCGTTTCAGGCGCTCTGCAGGCCCTGCAACTCATTTCAACAGGTTTGCTGGATCATGGTTCGACTCTTCTTCTGGA from the Sporolactobacillus sp. Y61 genome contains:
- a CDS encoding ABC transporter ATP-binding protein, whose translation is MVLSVAIDQAGYESGSPILRNIHFSVRPGELVGLIGPNGAGKSTTIKSILGIMKNIKGTCQIDHYAYVPERPIIYEKLTLWEHIRFLRSTLNVNEDEFLHRAHDLLERFQLTHVVHHYPESFSKGMQQKVMLILAFLKQATCYIVDEPFMGLDPKAVKKLLQLLQDEKAKGAGILMSTHVLDTAEKICDRFVLISGGRLIIQGTLDEIRMSSGLADGSLLDCFDVLTEEASHVGN
- a CDS encoding MFS transporter; the protein is MTLAEVSEKQIKKAVTSDFVGSFSSSLFNFAISLYILKLTGSAMNFGTTLLIGPLIGILFSPVIGYVADHFDNKRVMIISQTGCALLLLLYSVLFPVLNDWHYLMVLFIVATMGLNIRFFNITYQASVSRLVDRPFIQKLNSLEQSSVALANIAGPIAAGVMFALVPFSFFIYFEVVAEIIVILIVLSMNFHLIDEPARSESESENMWTAMKQGLSYVSKRPLILFMISGASIINFLFGVFVVGFPYLMIQVLKMGNFQYSLTEAVFSAGMVVGGLVLAKLKIDRNPIGMVGRALLFVAVPIIFTILPLLFHLNTWLSTAIFSMTYFIVAVALIFTNVPMQTYMQKTIPAQYQGRVFTIMMVGCTSLQPLGMFVYGALFQYFLPIPIILASFLCFVIISLLAHRAGKSSRINEASLAD
- a CDS encoding LysE/ArgO family amino acid transporter, which translates into the protein MFLAFIHGFMLALGPILPLGAQNIFVFNQGTHARKLTDVLAAVLAASFCDTLLILLAATGASLLAFSFPVIQNLFLTAGIIFLIWIGCSIWKNTEAHQETDNGRLPAKKQITFALSVSLLNPHAILDTVGVIGTSALRYSGPEKWTFVAACISVSWVWFFVLALSGHGIGKITNGPQALRLINRLSALLIWGIAAFVAVGLIRSLSG